In Lemur catta isolate mLemCat1 chromosome 1, mLemCat1.pri, whole genome shotgun sequence, one DNA window encodes the following:
- the MRPS22 gene encoding 28S ribosomal protein S22, mitochondrial isoform X1, translated as MATLRTSVLSWSLLRGSRGSERLCFRVRTQSRPDALLQPLPPLFEVGLPRCRFGSEAAESGNSEIKKPTFMDEEVQSILIKMTGLNLQKTFKPAIQELKPPTYKLMTQAQLEEATRRAVEAAKVRLKMPPVLEERAPINDVLAEDKILEGTETTKYVFTDISYSIPHRERFIVVREPSGTLRKASWEERDRMIQVYFPKEGRRILPPIIFKEENLKTMYSQDRHVDVLNLCVAQFEPDSAEYIKVHHQTYEDLDKHGKYDLLRSTRHFGGMAWYFVNKKKIDGLLIDQIQRDLIDDATSLVHLYHLLHPDGQSALEAKDQAAEGINLIKVFAKTEAQKGAYIELTLQTYQEAFISHSAAS; from the exons ATGGCGACCCTCAGGACGTCTGTGTTGTCGTGGAGCCTCCTGAGAGGCTCCCGGGGTTCGGAGCGGCTCTGTTTTCGGGTCCGAACCCAGTCCCGGCCCGATGCCCTGCTCCAGCCGCTCCCCCCGCTTTTCGAAGTGGGGCTGCCACGCTGCCGGTTCGGCTCCGAGGCGG CAGAATCTGGTAACTCAGAAATCAAGAAACCTACATTTATGGATGAGGAAGTTCAAAGCATACTCATCAAGATGACAGGCTTAAACTTGCAGAAGACTTTTAAGCCAGCTATACAAGAGCTGAAGCCACCAACCTATAAGCTAATGACCCAGGCACAGCTGGAAGAG gcTACAAGACGGGCAGTTGAAGCAGCTAAAGTACGATTAAAAATGCCACCTGTTTTGGAAGAACGAGCACCAATAAATGATGTGTTAGCTGAAGATAAGATTTTGGAAGGAACAGAAACAACCAAGTATGTGTTTACTGATATATCATACAGCATACCACACCgg GAGCGTTTTATTGTCGTCAGAGAACCAAGTGGCACATTACGCAAAGCCTCTTGGGAAGAACGGGACCGAATGATACAAGTTTATTTCCCAAAAGAAGGTCGTAGAATTTTGCCACCAATaattttcaaggaagaaaatCTTAAG ACTATGTATAGCCAGGACCGGCATGTTGATGTCCTCAATCTCTGTGTTGCCCAATTTGAGCCAGATTCTGCTGAGTATATCAAG GTTCATCACCAGACCTACGAAGATTTAGATAAACATGGAAAGTATGACCTTTTGCGTTCAACAAGACACTTTGGTGGAATGGCTTGGTATTTTGTGAATAAGAAAAAGATCGATGGTTTGCTGATTGACCAAATTCAGAGAGATTT AATCGATGATGCCACCAGCTTGGTCCACCTGTATCACCTACTCCATCCAGATGGCCAGTCAGCTCTAGAGGCCAAAGATCAGGCTGCTGAgggaataaatttaattaag gtCTTTGCAAAAACAGAAGCACAAAAGGGAGCATATATAGAATTAACACTGCAAACTTACCAAGAAGCATTCATTAGCCATTCTGCAGCTTCCTGA
- the MRPS22 gene encoding 28S ribosomal protein S22, mitochondrial isoform X2 yields MATLRTSVLSWSLLRGSRGSERLCFRVRTQSRPDALLQPLPPLFEVGLPRCRFGSEAESGNSEIKKPTFMDEEVQSILIKMTGLNLQKTFKPAIQELKPPTYKLMTQAQLEEATRRAVEAAKVRLKMPPVLEERAPINDVLAEDKILEGTETTKYVFTDISYSIPHRERFIVVREPSGTLRKASWEERDRMIQVYFPKEGRRILPPIIFKEENLKTMYSQDRHVDVLNLCVAQFEPDSAEYIKVHHQTYEDLDKHGKYDLLRSTRHFGGMAWYFVNKKKIDGLLIDQIQRDLIDDATSLVHLYHLLHPDGQSALEAKDQAAEGINLIKVFAKTEAQKGAYIELTLQTYQEAFISHSAAS; encoded by the exons ATGGCGACCCTCAGGACGTCTGTGTTGTCGTGGAGCCTCCTGAGAGGCTCCCGGGGTTCGGAGCGGCTCTGTTTTCGGGTCCGAACCCAGTCCCGGCCCGATGCCCTGCTCCAGCCGCTCCCCCCGCTTTTCGAAGTGGGGCTGCCACGCTGCCGGTTCGGCTCCGAGGCGG AATCTGGTAACTCAGAAATCAAGAAACCTACATTTATGGATGAGGAAGTTCAAAGCATACTCATCAAGATGACAGGCTTAAACTTGCAGAAGACTTTTAAGCCAGCTATACAAGAGCTGAAGCCACCAACCTATAAGCTAATGACCCAGGCACAGCTGGAAGAG gcTACAAGACGGGCAGTTGAAGCAGCTAAAGTACGATTAAAAATGCCACCTGTTTTGGAAGAACGAGCACCAATAAATGATGTGTTAGCTGAAGATAAGATTTTGGAAGGAACAGAAACAACCAAGTATGTGTTTACTGATATATCATACAGCATACCACACCgg GAGCGTTTTATTGTCGTCAGAGAACCAAGTGGCACATTACGCAAAGCCTCTTGGGAAGAACGGGACCGAATGATACAAGTTTATTTCCCAAAAGAAGGTCGTAGAATTTTGCCACCAATaattttcaaggaagaaaatCTTAAG ACTATGTATAGCCAGGACCGGCATGTTGATGTCCTCAATCTCTGTGTTGCCCAATTTGAGCCAGATTCTGCTGAGTATATCAAG GTTCATCACCAGACCTACGAAGATTTAGATAAACATGGAAAGTATGACCTTTTGCGTTCAACAAGACACTTTGGTGGAATGGCTTGGTATTTTGTGAATAAGAAAAAGATCGATGGTTTGCTGATTGACCAAATTCAGAGAGATTT AATCGATGATGCCACCAGCTTGGTCCACCTGTATCACCTACTCCATCCAGATGGCCAGTCAGCTCTAGAGGCCAAAGATCAGGCTGCTGAgggaataaatttaattaag gtCTTTGCAAAAACAGAAGCACAAAAGGGAGCATATATAGAATTAACACTGCAAACTTACCAAGAAGCATTCATTAGCCATTCTGCAGCTTCCTGA